From a single Okeanomitos corallinicola TIOX110 genomic region:
- a CDS encoding DUF760 domain-containing protein: MILKFKVIAMSNLSHSQPDYFASEENQDQFWHYIQSLTPETVNQLSKPNSSEVFEVIQKSIVATLGNLPHDKYNTVITTSRDELGKLLGSAMIDGYFLRNVEQRLEMEKHFQ, translated from the coding sequence ATGATTTTAAAGTTTAAAGTAATTGCCATGAGTAATCTTTCCCATTCTCAGCCAGATTATTTTGCATCTGAAGAAAATCAAGATCAATTTTGGCACTACATACAGTCTCTAACCCCAGAAACAGTAAATCAATTATCTAAACCTAATTCATCAGAAGTATTTGAAGTTATTCAAAAATCTATTGTTGCCACATTAGGTAATTTACCTCATGATAAATATAATACGGTGATCACTACCAGCCGCGATGAATTAGGTAAGTTATTAGGTTCAGCAATGATAGATGGTTACTTTTTACGAAATGTAGAACAAAGATTAGAAATGGAAAAGCATTTCCAATAA
- a CDS encoding DUF4346 domain-containing protein, translating into MNLILDDLTAIDDKLSHRHIELDPNGYFIIYIDCNERLIYAKHFTNVIDERGLAVDPETGKVIPAKGKVERTHTTVFSGRTAKELCVKIFEETKPCPITFLDHAAYLGREFVRAEIALVTGKEYVQD; encoded by the coding sequence ATAAATTTAATACTTGATGATTTAACCGCCATTGATGATAAACTTTCCCACCGTCATATAGAACTTGATCCTAACGGCTATTTCATTATTTACATTGACTGCAATGAAAGATTGATTTACGCCAAGCATTTTACAAACGTCATTGATGAACGTGGTTTAGCTGTAGATCCAGAAACAGGTAAGGTAATTCCTGCCAAGGGTAAAGTAGAAAGAACTCACACCACAGTATTTAGCGGCCGGACTGCTAAAGAATTATGTGTCAAAATATTTGAAGAAACTAAACCCTGTCCAATCACTTTCTTAGATCATGCTGCTTATTTAGGTAGGGAATTTGTCCGGGCTGAGATTGCCTTAGTGACTGGGAAAGAATACGTACAAGATTAA
- a CDS encoding GNAT family N-acetyltransferase has translation MVKSPKSNYSVLWTHTLADIPQTAWDALAIPLKTPFLEWDWLNNMETSHSATANAGWLPNHLTIWRDQTLIAAAPLYLKGHSQGEFVFDHQWADLAYRLGIEYYPKLLGMSPFTPAEGYRFLIAPGEDEDEITAMMVHEIDDFCLKNSISGCHFLYVDPQWKPVLEKQGFTAWLHHSYIWENADFQSFDNYLSVFNANQRRNIKRERKAVAKAGLQMQVISGEDIPKSLFPLMYEFYADTCDKFGWWGSKYLSKRFFESLYHNYRHRVVFFAAYNQEDQHQPVGMSFCLFKDDKLYGRYWGSFQEIDCLHFDACYYAPIEWAIAHNIQSFDPGAGGRHKKRRGFPAKPNHSLHRFYNNRLGKILRSYILEVNQMEEQEIQAINAELPFTQNNV, from the coding sequence ATGGTAAAATCACCTAAATCTAACTATTCTGTACTTTGGACTCATACGCTGGCTGATATTCCGCAAACAGCCTGGGATGCTTTAGCTATACCACTCAAAACACCCTTTTTAGAATGGGACTGGTTAAATAATATGGAAACCTCCCATAGTGCGACTGCTAACGCTGGTTGGTTGCCAAATCATTTAACAATATGGCGAGATCAAACTTTAATTGCGGCTGCACCCCTGTATTTAAAAGGTCATAGTCAAGGGGAATTTGTTTTTGATCATCAATGGGCAGATTTAGCTTATCGTCTTGGTATAGAGTATTATCCGAAATTATTAGGGATGTCCCCATTTACCCCAGCCGAAGGTTATCGGTTTTTAATTGCTCCTGGAGAAGATGAAGACGAAATTACAGCGATGATGGTACATGAAATTGATGATTTTTGTCTAAAAAATAGTATTTCCGGTTGTCATTTTCTCTATGTTGATCCTCAGTGGAAACCTGTATTAGAAAAACAAGGTTTTACAGCTTGGTTACACCATAGTTATATTTGGGAAAACGCTGATTTTCAGTCTTTTGATAATTATTTATCGGTATTCAATGCTAACCAAAGAAGGAATATCAAACGGGAACGCAAAGCCGTAGCAAAAGCTGGTTTACAAATGCAAGTGATTTCTGGGGAAGATATTCCCAAATCACTTTTTCCACTCATGTATGAATTTTATGCTGACACCTGTGATAAATTTGGGTGGTGGGGTAGTAAGTATCTCAGTAAAAGATTTTTTGAAAGTTTATATCATAATTATCGTCATCGGGTAGTATTTTTTGCTGCTTATAATCAAGAAGATCAGCATCAACCTGTGGGGATGTCTTTTTGTTTATTTAAGGATGATAAACTCTATGGACGTTATTGGGGCAGTTTTCAAGAAATAGATTGTTTACATTTTGATGCTTGTTATTATGCACCAATTGAGTGGGCGATCGCTCACAACATCCAAAGTTTTGATCCCGGTGCAGGTGGCAGACACAAGAAACGCCGTGGTTTTCCTGCCAAACCCAACCATAGTTTACACCGATTTTACAACAATCGTTTAGGAAAAATTCTCCGTTCTTACATCCTAGAAGTTAATCAAATGGAAGAACAGGAAATCCAAGCAATTAACGCAGAGTTACCTTTTACTCAAAATAATGTTTAA
- a CDS encoding RibD family protein, whose protein sequence is MMQKRPHTTVVLAMSADGKIADFRRSPARFGSTTDKAHLEAQIAAADAVVFGAGTLHAYGTTLTISQPRLLQQRTTEHKSPQPFHIVISSSGNINPDIKFFQQPVERWLLTTTKGAKFWQNRAEFDRILVIETTTGNIDTCAVWQHLASLQIKNIAVLGGGQLVASLLEFDLIDELWLTICPLILGGDTAPTPVAGQGFLSNLAPKLELIEVNTVEQEVFLHYRLHKNHQRLNPV, encoded by the coding sequence ATGATGCAAAAACGTCCTCATACTACAGTAGTTTTAGCCATGAGTGCAGATGGCAAAATAGCCGATTTTAGGCGATCGCCCGCCCGTTTTGGCTCAACGACCGATAAAGCACACCTGGAAGCACAAATCGCTGCTGCTGATGCTGTTGTATTTGGTGCTGGTACTCTCCATGCTTACGGTACAACACTCACCATCTCTCAGCCAAGATTGTTGCAACAAAGAACCACAGAACATAAATCTCCCCAGCCATTTCATATAGTGATTTCTAGTTCTGGCAACATTAATCCGGATATTAAATTCTTTCAGCAACCTGTAGAACGCTGGCTATTGACGACTACAAAAGGCGCGAAATTTTGGCAAAACCGTGCCGAGTTTGACAGAATTTTAGTCATAGAAACAACAACAGGAAATATTGATACTTGTGCAGTTTGGCAACACCTAGCAAGTTTACAAATCAAAAATATCGCAGTATTAGGTGGTGGTCAATTAGTTGCTTCTTTATTAGAATTTGATTTAATAGATGAATTATGGTTAACTATTTGTCCTTTAATTTTAGGTGGTGATACTGCACCAACACCAGTAGCAGGACAAGGATTTTTATCAAATTTAGCACCCAAGTTAGAACTAATAGAAGTCAACACAGTTGAACAAGAAGTATTTTTGCATTATCGGCTACATAAAAACCATCAACGATTAAATCCTGTTTAA
- a CDS encoding ATP-binding protein, whose product MVKSRQSSFRRILVTRILLVFVPVLLIGEMVTLNKARSSLLNTARENLKDSAIYKGEKINNMIAALKINLISASQTKVIQSGSATKAEKFLTQLAEALPNTIDCIQLQHLPRNKQKSSQKNPIIASTCGNQLINDQPLSFTNQEVKITLIPPQKPGRTGQTNQEDQLKLLLSQPVNNLRGNLAYVLLVKTTLHRQTENHSGSLTGSLIVIDENGKIFAYMSPEKIGKNIQSYVNFPNLKTIINHAIQGENNSTYINFTDAKEFVVGYTAIPSPITQGKPGKWIIFSVSSVQDSLSGLDEIKLIFMALTVGLIGAGLWVSLYLAPYLASPLEELRDYALNIHSHHAAQPIPHNFKIKEFNQLVQALDQMVERLKAWAEELEIAWKEAKSANTVKSQFLATTSHELRNPLNIIINCVRLVRDDLCDSREEELEFLKRADDTAIHLLGIINDLLDISKIEAGKLSVFTAPLDLHQLLLEVINLQSVNIQQKGLQLKCEIGNKPIPVKADEVKLKQVLINIIGNATKFTDTGSIIISAKIEENKSRFYVIVSVKDTGIGIDPDQQNKLFRPFVMVDGTTTRKFEGTGLGLAISRNLVELMGGTITLESLGLNQGTTLKIQLPLIDVSLLSKQGKTERSIINN is encoded by the coding sequence ATGGTTAAGTCTCGTCAATCGTCTTTTCGGCGCATTTTAGTAACTAGAATCTTACTGGTATTTGTGCCAGTTTTATTAATTGGAGAAATGGTAACTCTGAATAAAGCACGTTCTAGTCTCTTGAATACTGCCAGAGAAAATTTAAAAGACAGTGCTATTTATAAGGGTGAAAAAATTAATAATATGATTGCTGCTTTAAAAATTAATTTAATTAGTGCCAGTCAAACAAAGGTTATCCAGTCTGGTTCAGCAACAAAGGCGGAAAAATTTTTAACTCAATTAGCTGAAGCACTACCTAATACAATTGATTGTATTCAACTGCAACATTTACCCAGAAATAAACAAAAAAGCAGTCAGAAAAATCCGATTATTGCCAGTACCTGTGGTAATCAATTAATTAATGATCAGCCATTATCTTTTACTAATCAAGAAGTTAAAATTACTCTCATTCCTCCACAAAAACCGGGTAGAACTGGTCAGACTAACCAAGAAGATCAACTAAAATTACTATTGTCTCAGCCAGTTAATAATTTACGCGGCAATTTAGCTTATGTTTTATTGGTAAAAACCACACTACACCGACAAACAGAAAATCATTCCGGTTCTCTGACAGGTTCTTTGATAGTCATTGATGAAAATGGCAAAATTTTTGCTTATATGTCCCCGGAAAAAATAGGTAAAAATATTCAAAGTTATGTAAATTTTCCTAATCTCAAAACTATTATTAATCATGCTATTCAAGGTGAAAATAATTCTACTTATATCAATTTTACAGATGCTAAGGAATTTGTAGTTGGTTACACAGCAATTCCTAGTCCCATTACACAGGGAAAGCCAGGAAAATGGATTATTTTCTCTGTATCTAGTGTCCAAGATTCACTCTCTGGTTTAGACGAAATCAAGTTAATTTTCATGGCTTTAACGGTTGGTTTAATTGGTGCGGGTTTGTGGGTATCTCTATATTTAGCTCCCTATTTAGCTAGTCCTTTAGAAGAACTGAGAGACTATGCGTTAAATATTCACAGTCACCATGCAGCACAACCAATTCCCCATAACTTTAAAATTAAGGAATTTAATCAACTTGTTCAAGCTTTAGATCAAATGGTTGAAAGACTTAAAGCATGGGCAGAAGAATTAGAAATAGCCTGGAAGGAAGCAAAGTCAGCTAATACTGTGAAAAGTCAATTTTTGGCGACAACTTCCCATGAATTGCGAAACCCTTTGAATATTATTATTAATTGTGTCCGTTTAGTCAGAGATGATTTATGTGATAGTCGAGAGGAAGAATTAGAATTTCTCAAACGAGCAGATGATACGGCGATTCATTTATTAGGTATTATTAATGATTTGCTGGATATTTCTAAAATTGAAGCAGGTAAATTATCGGTTTTTACTGCTCCTCTGGATTTACATCAATTGTTATTAGAAGTTATTAATTTACAATCTGTAAATATTCAACAGAAAGGATTACAGTTAAAATGCGAAATAGGTAATAAACCCATTCCTGTTAAGGCAGATGAGGTAAAACTCAAACAAGTTTTAATTAATATTATTGGTAATGCTACTAAATTTACAGATACAGGTAGCATTATTATTAGTGCAAAAATTGAGGAAAATAAGAGTAGATTCTATGTAATTGTTTCTGTAAAAGATACAGGTATAGGTATTGATCCTGACCAACAAAATAAACTTTTCCGTCCTTTTGTGATGGTAGATGGTACAACCACACGCAAGTTTGAAGGGACTGGATTAGGATTAGCAATTTCCCGCAATTTAGTTGAACTGATGGGCGGGACAATCACTCTAGAAAGTTTGGGTTTAAATCAAGGAACAACATTAAAAATTCAATTACCTTTGATTGATGTTTCTCTGTTATCTAAACAAGGTAAAACAGAAAGGAGCATTATCAATAATTAA
- a CDS encoding D-Ala-D-Ala carboxypeptidase family metallohydrolase — protein sequence MTSTPQDSTPPTEIKSLTEYIKLNAPAIFITDAHIDLVKEIQSLLKIEVDGIVGPLTKQAFIEFKAENELKYPLGLGVTTAKELLKLKDTEEVSSDQEETNSKGTLNPSAGSRTGSTMRIPGGKIVYANEYIVEGIPLTWGEATKNCTRIPTSSEYVANAIRLAKTWGEVRDKFGSPIRITSGYRPPAVNRSVGGVSNSQHIYFRALDMQPLNGDFRKLWEVLKDSQFAGLGDAVFMGRNKGFFHGDIRPGSRVIFPY from the coding sequence ATGACATCTACCCCCCAAGATTCAACCCCACCAACAGAGATCAAGTCTCTCACTGAGTATATAAAACTCAATGCACCAGCTATTTTTATCACCGATGCTCACATAGACTTAGTCAAAGAAATACAATCACTGCTAAAAATAGAAGTAGATGGGATTGTCGGACCTTTAACCAAACAAGCATTTATAGAATTTAAAGCAGAAAATGAACTCAAATATCCTTTAGGTTTAGGAGTAACAACAGCCAAAGAATTACTCAAGTTAAAGGATACGGAAGAAGTCAGTTCTGATCAAGAAGAGACTAACTCAAAAGGAACATTAAACCCCTCTGCTGGTTCAAGAACAGGTTCGACGATGAGAATTCCTGGAGGAAAAATAGTCTATGCAAATGAATATATTGTGGAAGGAATCCCCCTCACTTGGGGTGAAGCCACTAAAAACTGTACACGCATTCCCACAAGTTCTGAATATGTAGCCAACGCCATCCGACTAGCGAAGACTTGGGGAGAAGTAAGAGATAAATTTGGCTCACCCATTAGAATTACCTCTGGTTATCGTCCACCAGCCGTAAATAGAAGTGTTGGTGGTGTTAGCAATAGCCAACATATTTACTTCCGGGCTTTAGATATGCAGCCTCTGAATGGAGATTTTAGGAAACTGTGGGAAGTTTTAAAAGACTCTCAATTTGCAGGTTTGGGAGATGCAGTATTTATGGGGCGAAATAAAGGATTTTTCCATGGTGATATCAGACCTGGTAGCCGAGTGATATTTCCCTATTAG
- a CDS encoding Gfo/Idh/MocA family oxidoreductase: protein MTNIKLAVIGVGRWGVHLLRNFVAHPQVDVVAVVDPSLERLTAVKQQFNLDENILLTTQWESIKSISELTAVVIATPATTHYHLIKDFLQHGCHVLAEKPLTLDPEECRELCQLAEYQQLILMVDHTYLFHPAVEKGQKVVQSGQLGDLRYCYATRTHLGPVRQDVDALWDLAIHDIAIFNTWLGMLPVKVEAKGTVWLQENPSLSDLVWVTLTYPNNFQAYIHLCWLNTDKQRRLGVVGSQGSLIFDEMSAKSPLTFIHGEFSQQGDLFIPINQSQEVIEIEKAEPLGKVCDRFANCVINNTPSLISSGWVGRELVEILTALSKSLHQNGKSIKISNA from the coding sequence ATGACTAATATTAAACTGGCTGTTATTGGAGTGGGACGTTGGGGAGTGCATTTGTTACGGAATTTTGTAGCACATCCTCAAGTAGATGTAGTTGCGGTAGTAGATCCGAGTTTAGAAAGATTGACAGCAGTAAAACAACAGTTCAATCTTGATGAAAATATATTGTTAACGACTCAGTGGGAGTCAATTAAAAGTATTTCCGAATTGACAGCAGTAGTGATCGCCACTCCCGCTACTACCCATTATCACTTAATTAAAGATTTTCTCCAGCATGGATGTCATGTTTTAGCGGAAAAACCCCTCACCCTTGATCCAGAAGAATGTCGGGAATTATGCCAACTAGCAGAGTATCAGCAGTTGATCCTCATGGTGGATCATACCTATTTGTTCCATCCCGCAGTGGAAAAAGGTCAAAAAGTAGTTCAGTCAGGTCAATTAGGCGATTTACGATATTGTTATGCTACCCGGACTCATTTAGGACCAGTACGCCAAGATGTTGATGCACTGTGGGATTTAGCAATTCATGATATTGCAATTTTTAACACCTGGTTAGGAATGTTACCTGTAAAAGTAGAAGCGAAAGGTACAGTGTGGTTACAAGAAAACCCAAGTTTATCGGATTTAGTTTGGGTAACTTTAACGTATCCAAACAACTTTCAAGCATATATTCACCTCTGCTGGCTAAATACTGATAAACAGAGGCGGTTAGGGGTAGTTGGTAGTCAAGGAAGTTTAATCTTTGATGAAATGTCAGCTAAATCACCACTAACTTTTATACATGGTGAATTTAGTCAACAAGGGGATTTATTTATTCCCATCAATCAAAGTCAGGAAGTAATAGAAATTGAAAAAGCTGAACCATTAGGAAAAGTGTGCGATCGCTTTGCTAATTGTGTAATAAATAACACTCCCTCCTTGATTTCCTCTGGGTGGGTAGGTAGAGAATTAGTAGAAATTCTCACAGCTTTAAGCAAATCTCTCCATCAAAATGGCAAATCCATCAAAATCAGTAATGCTTAA
- the rnc gene encoding ribonuclease III: MSRVYPRRQRQLESLVQKLGLSTDDPIKWELLDLALTHATVSESANYEQLEFVGDAVVRLVAAVVLWENYLDCSVGDFAAIRSVLVSDRILAKLAREYGLELYLLVAGSATADLVGQESRLADAFEAVLGALYLSTRNLDLIRPWLDPHFQELAQEIRLDPARLNYKAALQEWTQGEFKVLPEYRVVEVNQPHLLHERFVAEVWLHEKMLGKGKGRSIKAAEQAAAKIAYSVVTEEEKEDE, translated from the coding sequence ATGTCCCGCGTTTATCCTCGCCGTCAAAGGCAACTTGAAAGTTTAGTTCAAAAGTTAGGTCTGTCAACAGATGATCCGATCAAGTGGGAATTACTCGATTTGGCACTCACTCATGCTACTGTTTCTGAGTCTGCCAATTATGAACAACTTGAATTTGTTGGTGATGCGGTTGTCAGACTGGTGGCTGCTGTGGTTTTATGGGAAAATTATCTTGACTGTTCTGTAGGTGATTTTGCGGCTATTCGTTCAGTTTTGGTGAGCGATCGCATTCTCGCTAAATTAGCTAGGGAATATGGTCTAGAATTATACTTACTGGTCGCTGGTAGTGCTACTGCTGATCTGGTAGGTCAAGAGTCCCGTTTAGCAGATGCTTTTGAGGCAGTTTTAGGGGCGCTCTATCTCAGTACCCGTAATTTAGATTTAATTCGTCCTTGGTTAGATCCCCACTTCCAGGAATTAGCACAAGAGATTCGTCTTGATCCAGCTAGGTTAAATTACAAAGCGGCTTTACAAGAATGGACTCAGGGAGAGTTTAAGGTTTTACCAGAATATCGTGTGGTGGAAGTTAATCAACCCCACCTTCTTCATGAACGTTTTGTAGCTGAAGTCTGGTTACATGAGAAAATGCTAGGAAAAGGTAAAGGCCGTTCTATTAAAGCAGCTGAACAAGCTGCCGCTAAAATTGCCTATTCGGTTGTGACAGAAGAAGAAAAAGAAGATGAATAA
- a CDS encoding ATP-binding protein, whose protein sequence is MNFNIDLKELARRESEQVEWKENGDDIKIAEGIVKTISAFANDIANVGGGYVVCGAKEIKDEHGFPKIQYTGLSANKLKAIEGQVTKYCQNYVDPAIAPRIVEIENPENNSTRILVFVVLRTRHAHVYREKETSQYYVRIGRETKEARNGVLRQLLTEKQEIEYFDKRTNTRATEADIDILVFRDSMQEMGLLFPEKSLEDYFSDREQIAELVSPLFVRTDLDGILRPRNFTLLMFGKKTSITSKFPEAYTILSIYKGTDRSEQTAERYTLTGTIVEQAKRSIELLNTQAYTAFDKTSSKPNQVKYPMRALQEAVINAIVHRDYEVPEPIRITVFADRIEIRSPGTLHWGVDKEKFKQGKASPKWRNQSFAYLFNKLQLAQSEGQGIPTIIRTMREEGCPEPIFEIEPESLTCILPAHPRHQIIRELQEIQDKVILQKYQEAKTQVLTLLEKDLYNFRSLDLYCEVIAKLQLPNELYNFLETKKLDFYLVNPSTLINIADILASNKDNLPYQNMANRALSVAMSGKIEEGQIVKAVVNLKKIGEPDDVIEFVGESMLKYPNLAQNSTLLEKRATAKMDMAKKCIKTARDYKSKPRTKARAWEMCRELLAEAERDLNLALENVENPNEKFFIEKDINFLNELKDTSRKPSK, encoded by the coding sequence ATGAATTTCAACATAGATTTAAAAGAGCTTGCCCGCAGAGAAAGCGAACAAGTGGAATGGAAAGAAAATGGAGATGATATTAAGATTGCTGAAGGAATAGTAAAAACTATTTCTGCATTTGCTAACGACATTGCCAATGTTGGTGGGGGATATGTTGTTTGTGGAGCAAAAGAGATAAAGGACGAACATGGCTTTCCCAAAATTCAATATACAGGTCTTAGTGCTAATAAATTAAAAGCAATCGAAGGTCAGGTAACTAAATATTGTCAGAATTATGTTGATCCTGCCATAGCACCTCGTATTGTTGAAATCGAAAACCCTGAAAATAACAGCACAAGAATTTTAGTATTTGTAGTTTTACGGACTCGTCATGCTCATGTATACAGAGAGAAAGAAACTTCTCAATATTATGTTCGTATCGGTCGAGAAACTAAGGAAGCCAGAAATGGTGTTTTGAGGCAATTATTAACAGAAAAACAAGAAATAGAGTATTTTGATAAACGTACAAATACTCGTGCGACAGAAGCCGATATTGATATACTTGTATTTAGAGATAGTATGCAGGAAATGGGGTTGCTTTTTCCTGAAAAGTCATTAGAAGATTATTTTTCTGATAGAGAACAAATAGCAGAATTGGTTTCTCCATTGTTTGTACGGACAGATTTAGATGGTATATTACGTCCTAGAAATTTTACCTTATTGATGTTTGGGAAAAAAACAAGTATTACATCCAAGTTTCCAGAAGCATATACTATTTTATCAATATATAAAGGAACAGATCGCAGTGAACAAACAGCAGAACGTTACACTTTAACCGGAACAATTGTTGAGCAAGCTAAAAGATCCATAGAACTATTAAATACTCAAGCCTATACTGCATTTGATAAAACAAGCAGTAAACCAAATCAGGTTAAGTATCCTATGCGTGCTTTACAAGAAGCAGTAATTAACGCTATTGTTCACCGTGATTATGAAGTACCTGAACCTATTAGAATCACAGTATTTGCAGACAGAATAGAAATCAGGTCTCCAGGTACTTTACATTGGGGAGTTGATAAAGAGAAATTTAAGCAAGGAAAAGCAAGTCCTAAATGGAGAAATCAGAGTTTTGCATACTTATTTAATAAACTGCAATTAGCTCAATCAGAAGGTCAGGGTATCCCAACAATTATTCGGACAATGAGAGAAGAAGGATGTCCCGAACCAATCTTTGAAATTGAACCGGAAAGTCTGACTTGTATTCTTCCTGCACACCCAAGACATCAAATTATTAGAGAATTACAAGAAATTCAAGACAAAGTTATTTTACAGAAGTATCAAGAAGCTAAAACTCAAGTTTTAACACTCTTAGAAAAAGATTTGTACAATTTTAGGTCACTAGATTTGTATTGTGAGGTTATTGCTAAATTACAACTTCCCAATGAACTTTATAATTTTCTGGAAACAAAGAAATTAGATTTTTACTTAGTTAATCCCAGCACACTCATCAATATTGCTGATATTCTTGCTTCTAATAAAGACAATCTTCCCTATCAAAATATGGCAAATAGAGCTTTATCTGTAGCTATGTCTGGTAAAATAGAAGAAGGTCAAATTGTAAAAGCTGTCGTCAATCTTAAAAAGATAGGTGAACCAGATGATGTGATAGAATTTGTGGGTGAATCTATGTTAAAATATCCTAATCTTGCTCAAAATTCCACACTTTTGGAAAAACGGGCAACAGCTAAGATGGATATGGCAAAAAAGTGTATAAAGACGGCACGAGACTACAAAAGCAAGCCAAGAACAAAAGCAAGGGCGTGGGAAATGTGCCGAGAATTGTTGGCAGAAGCAGAACGAGATTTGAATTTGGCGTTAGAAAATGTAGAAAATCCCAATGAGAAATTTTTTATTGAAAAGGATATTAATTTCTTGAACGAATTGAAAGATACTTCCAGAAAACCATCAAAATAA
- the corA gene encoding magnesium/cobalt transporter CorA — protein MIRKIRRLAKVINKSSTRKKYYHQPGTAPGTIIVDENSQHPHIILIDYNQINLVHQEIIHPEDCSQYLDTESVSWVDVQGLGNRDILERLGQVFELHPLVLEDVVNMAERPKSEDYEDQLLIIARMVTPTHINEGFHSEQVSFVLGKHYLLTVQEEPEYDCFEGVRMRISKSKGIIRKQGSDYLAYALLDAVIDGFFPVLEIYGERIEELEEEVITNPTPQTLQKIYRIRRELLQLRRAIWPQRNVINSLIRDSSEIISDEVRIYLRDCYDHSIQVIDMVETYRELASGLMDVYLSAVSNKMNEIMKFLTVVSSIFIPLTFLAGIYGMNFNPEKSPFNMPELNAYWGYPLCLGAMAVIAGGLIFFFWRRGWLSNSVKVKD, from the coding sequence ATGATTAGAAAAATTCGCCGTCTTGCTAAAGTTATCAATAAATCATCTACTAGAAAGAAATATTATCATCAACCAGGTACTGCCCCAGGAACAATAATTGTTGATGAAAATTCTCAACATCCACATATTATCTTGATTGATTATAATCAGATTAATTTAGTTCATCAAGAAATAATACATCCAGAAGATTGCAGCCAATATTTAGATACAGAGTCTGTTTCTTGGGTGGATGTTCAAGGTTTAGGTAATCGAGATATTTTAGAAAGATTAGGTCAAGTTTTTGAATTACATCCTCTGGTATTAGAAGATGTGGTAAATATGGCAGAGCGCCCTAAAAGTGAAGATTATGAAGACCAATTATTAATTATTGCCAGGATGGTAACACCAACCCATATAAATGAAGGTTTTCATAGTGAGCAAGTTAGTTTCGTTTTAGGCAAACATTATTTACTCACAGTTCAAGAAGAACCAGAATATGATTGTTTTGAAGGAGTCAGAATGAGAATTTCTAAAAGTAAGGGAATTATCCGCAAACAAGGATCTGATTATTTGGCTTATGCTTTATTAGATGCGGTTATAGATGGCTTTTTCCCTGTGTTAGAAATTTATGGAGAAAGAATAGAAGAATTGGAAGAAGAAGTAATTACCAATCCTACACCACAAACATTACAGAAAATTTATCGGATTAGAAGGGAATTATTACAACTGCGTCGCGCTATCTGGCCACAAAGAAATGTCATTAACTCCTTAATTAGAGATAGTAGTGAAATAATTAGTGATGAGGTCAGAATTTATTTAAGAGACTGCTATGATCACTCTATCCAAGTTATAGATATGGTAGAAACTTACCGAGAATTGGCATCAGGATTAATGGATGTATATCTTTCAGCAGTTAGTAATAAAATGAATGAAATTATGAAATTTTTAACTGTGGTTTCCTCTATTTTTATTCCTCTCACCTTTTTAGCTGGTATATATGGAATGAATTTCAATCCTGAAAAGTCACCGTTCAATATGCCAGAACTAAATGCTTATTGGGGTTATCCATTATGTTTAGGAGCAATGGCAGTGATTGCCGGTGGGTTAATTTTCTTTTTTTGGCGACGGGGGTGGTTATCAAATTCTGTTAAGGTTAAAGATTAA